One window from the genome of Spiractinospora alimapuensis encodes:
- a CDS encoding LysR substrate-binding domain-containing protein, which produces MADVSLRQLEYLMAVARLGSVTAASRELFVSQSVVSTALADLEAALGITLFVRSQKGMRLTASGQRAVTAADNVLVSLDQLRESAHQEREEVEGPLTVGCYATIAPILLPNVIAEFSRRYPRVQLSIVEAAHEKLLEDLLDTRIDLAITYHYEIPSLRATSGVTARLLRSDPPYVLTPVDGELGQREELTLADLVSEPLILFDLPPAGEYFLGLFAQSGLTPNVRFRTASFEMVRALVARGLGSALLTQRTVLERSYEDLPYLTRDLDIQPEGLGVEIIHLTDRIPVRRMQAFIDVCQELVV; this is translated from the coding sequence ATGGCGGATGTCAGCCTGCGACAACTGGAGTACCTGATGGCCGTGGCACGGCTCGGGTCGGTGACGGCGGCGTCACGCGAGCTCTTCGTGTCACAGTCCGTGGTGTCCACGGCGCTGGCCGACCTCGAGGCGGCGCTCGGGATCACCCTCTTCGTCCGCTCCCAGAAGGGTATGCGGCTCACGGCGTCGGGGCAGCGCGCCGTCACCGCGGCCGACAACGTGCTGGTCAGCCTCGACCAACTCCGGGAGTCAGCCCATCAGGAACGGGAGGAGGTCGAGGGGCCGCTCACCGTGGGGTGCTACGCGACGATCGCGCCCATCCTGCTACCGAACGTGATCGCGGAGTTCTCCCGTCGGTACCCGCGAGTGCAACTCTCCATCGTCGAGGCGGCACATGAGAAGCTGCTCGAGGACCTGCTGGACACCCGGATCGATCTCGCGATCACCTACCACTACGAGATCCCCTCACTGCGCGCGACCAGCGGAGTGACCGCGCGGCTACTAAGGTCCGATCCTCCGTACGTGCTCACACCAGTGGACGGGGAGCTGGGACAACGCGAGGAGTTGACCCTGGCCGACCTGGTCTCGGAACCGTTGATCCTCTTCGATCTGCCGCCCGCCGGCGAGTACTTCCTCGGCCTGTTCGCGCAGTCCGGTCTCACGCCGAACGTGCGGTTCCGCACCGCGAGCTTCGAGATGGTGCGCGCCCTGGTCGCACGTGGCCTGGGCAGCGCTCTGCTCACCCAGCGCACCGTGCTCGAGCGGAGCTACGAGGACCTGCCGTATCTGACGCGGGATCTCGACATCCAACCCGAGGGACTCGGCGTGGAGATCATCCACCTGACCGACCGGATCCCGGTACGTCGGATGCAGGCCTTCATCGACGTCTGCCAGGAGCTCGTGGTCTGA
- a CDS encoding ECF transporter S component produces MVTHTPEETPARVGSPAGRAVVGATLAVVVAWVAIGLNNLAHGLEQLGDSTQSISFPHVGVFTLPAWGLTCLAIWLYSRLLRALGEPRPLVVAAVLVLGCVVLFLPVSSLWHPQVGSFDTLAFVVGTATLTFLVLWWRLTGTRLLWRAPLAVVGSFGLVLAIALGQAFVELRELERATAADIDALTLGVYDEDWEIEQVNILNRVGGPAPRDHAGQGGGVRVTYRVPDTGWEVRLSSHPDDRREYYLSCDCTEEGDLLVRTTDRAADPTNAFVEIDGAMYELDLRYATDDAADLETVDIDLAELAERIRPATAEEEQVVQRQMLEHMLSYWRFPPLSTVLDRV; encoded by the coding sequence TTGGTCACCCACACCCCAGAGGAGACGCCCGCGCGTGTCGGATCTCCCGCCGGTCGAGCGGTCGTGGGCGCCACGCTCGCCGTCGTGGTCGCGTGGGTGGCCATCGGTCTCAACAACCTCGCACACGGGCTCGAGCAGTTGGGAGATTCCACCCAGTCCATCTCGTTTCCGCACGTCGGTGTCTTCACGTTGCCGGCGTGGGGCTTGACCTGCCTCGCGATCTGGCTGTACTCCCGGCTGCTGCGCGCCCTCGGGGAACCCCGTCCACTCGTGGTCGCGGCGGTCCTCGTCCTCGGGTGCGTCGTACTGTTCCTGCCGGTCAGCTCGCTGTGGCACCCCCAGGTCGGCTCGTTCGACACCCTCGCCTTCGTCGTGGGCACGGCGACCCTCACCTTCCTGGTGCTGTGGTGGAGGTTGACCGGAACACGACTGCTATGGCGGGCACCTCTCGCTGTGGTCGGGAGCTTCGGCCTCGTCCTCGCGATCGCGTTAGGGCAGGCGTTCGTGGAGCTCCGCGAACTGGAGCGCGCCACGGCCGCCGACATCGACGCGCTCACTCTGGGCGTCTACGACGAGGACTGGGAGATCGAGCAGGTGAACATCCTCAACCGGGTCGGCGGCCCCGCTCCACGCGATCACGCCGGTCAGGGCGGTGGGGTGCGGGTCACCTACCGTGTCCCGGACACCGGGTGGGAGGTCCGACTCTCCAGCCATCCCGACGACCGCCGCGAGTACTACCTTTCCTGCGACTGCACCGAAGAGGGAGATCTCCTGGTGCGGACGACCGATCGGGCGGCCGACCCGACGAACGCCTTCGTCGAGATCGACGGCGCGATGTACGAGCTCGACCTCAGATATGCCACCGACGACGCGGCGGACCTGGAAACGGTGGACATCGACCTCGCGGAACTCGCCGAGCGGATCCGTCCCGCCACGGCCGAGGAGGAACAGGTCGTCCAACGCCAGATGCTCGAGCACATGCTCTCCTACTGGCGGTTCCCGCCGTTGTCCACCGTCCTGGACCGCGTCTAG